The Ziziphus jujuba cultivar Dongzao chromosome 5, ASM3175591v1 genome segment acctagCTATATAACTTTTAATTTCTGTGATAATTAGCAGAAGATTGTAGGAAATGATAGTCAGAAATTAGTCTctaaccaaataataataataataataataataataatgcctaGGTATTTCTCAACTGGGCAAAGCAACATGTCGCCTAAGCTGTAGGACTTGGTTTATACACTCAAAGACGCAATAGAAAAACAGGGATTAAGCTCAATATTCTAAACAGCAACTGggggaaatttattttatgtcgTGCGCATATCAGCCCCTATAAATACATTCGTCCCTaattataaactatttttttttttttggggttagtatcatttaattataaatcaattacTACTCCACATCAAATACTTTAATTAACTTTCGTGTTTGATAAACTAATTGAAAAGGTCTACCTAAATCTGATAAACCCTCTAgtgtttttgaataataatccaaCCATTAAAGCTACTCGTCTGTATTCGCACATTTTTaccaattattatataataatttttgtatgcATTCATCAATTAGTAGAGACTTCCTTCGATGCTGCTAGGCTGGTAACTTGTCTAtgacttaaaaaatatatttcaaaaaactgtCATCAATTACACAACTTGGTTTACATATAGTACAATGTGAAGGGcatgttgaataaattaatatttgtggacttggcataatcaattactcacttacagggcctatttatgtctTTAATgagactggcttattttattattttgtagtagggcccttggtcacacactctctataagactccagttggcccattggactggaggaccaactttctttataagcccattgacttatccatattttttctagtataattatattatcaaagtattattattttatgtgtgtcaaaattaatggataagtctgacttgcagagactatttaaagggtctagggcaagcagacaatgatataccatacagtatttggagattagggttttcagaaatctgaaagtggtttgagagtagtgtgtccataggcactactttacgttgtttctattttgcaggattaaagatctaatttatcaatggttgcgtttggaggttagtaatttatgatttatgaaatttattatgtatatttagatccataaaatctaacaattggtatcagagcacatggttaatatgcataataaattattttgaaatttgttgttatattgatATGCGGCCATTGAACTTTCATCGTGTATATTGAtgacatgatatttattttataattattctctcgTCCTTGTGATTCTGCTATTACATGCTTGTTTCCTGAAATCCAATATGTGATATTCATTTGTGTTTGCGGCTATTGATTGTTTAGAGATCCAAATTTTAAGGATGgagttttattgattaatttctctTCTCTTATGCAATGACGGGTTTATATTGAGTTTGTGcaaattatgtgaatttttgttttagtttgaattaaGATTTGGGTATGgtgaaaaattcttctttattgtgttttatattgtttattatttctaattggatttgaaaatccttaaaaaaaaaaaaaattcggcctgcttttgcaaaattttgagggaaaaaaaaaattgtgttttgCATGAATTTTTGTTCTGGGTATTGTTGCATCTTGTTCTCTAAACCCTTTTAAATtcggataaataaataaaaaataaaaatttgagaaaCCTGATTTTGGCCGCAGGTATAAGTTTTCTTGGACATTGATTTTGGCtgcttaaaaattgaaattgatttgtggAAAACATTGCCCAAGAAAAAAGGAATCAAATGGTACAAAAATTGTAGAAAACGATTGCCGGAAAAGAAATTTCTAGGCGGGTCGCATGACCCGTTTGGAGTGGAACCGGGTCGCCCGTGACCCAGTTAGCTGAAGAAGATGAAACATACGACATGTAGTTTTGGCTAGCCTCTGACGTCAGCGTGATGACATCATCACGACATGTGtgtttgctgacgtcagcatgGTGacgcaaccaaaaaaaaaaaaaaaaacctgttttcttacttatatttattctcatttatttaatttattgttgattaattatttatttatctattatttttattttattattataaaataaaaaaataaaaataaataaataaataaaaattttgttatttatttgtttatcggtaattagttcatttgtttatttgtttaattattttattccaaatttattgaattaaattaaatatctatgtttggaaaaatggattgtgttagctttccctaaagaggctttgtgcctagttggtatagtagtgtggaattttaagtactcacctgtcgtgaaacttattttatctgcattatgtgtaccaatgtaatgtatgttggcatagtggatgggatgttttatatttgcctatttcatgaaattgccaatatgttattttttctcccacttattaatcagggtctatacgggtaactaggctaccctgtcggtagttttagttaCTTTGTATGatgcctggaatggcagtggaagttaattaaatgccatgtattgcagaTTCTGAATTGCcttgtcggtgattcagttcaatgcatttgattgtggttatttggttgactgtccctggcccgcgaaagggtatctttagtgctacaaagaccctagcgatattgatatattatgttttgtgttaaggggctgaaaaatagttattgttttatatattaaatgctttattgttgtttactattttttacagctagtagcaccccaaaccttctgcccatgactgccatgatgaaattggatgggacaaattatcagaaatgaaagaaaatcttagttatgaatttgaccttcatgaaattggatttgtctttggagatagatccaccagagataccgacTTATGAGAGTACTAcagcagctaagaaactttatgaggattggaaacactctaataagtgttgtatgatgatgatggagaattacatggattaggccatatatgctagtattcctaaagtggatactgcaaagggacttcttgaggagataggaaagaagtttatcaagtttgatatgaatgagaagtatcattatttggacctactAAATAATACCAcgtatgatggtattaaaggagtaagggaccatattatgctactttcctcctattataataagctgaaggaccttaagatggatattggagaggagttcttgacctattcgaTAATGTCTTCCAtctcagtttgataatataaggtctagtttgaatactaagacaAAAGGATATAGTTTGGAGGAATTAACTGCTATTCTTGTAAAAGAGGAAGATGATATTAAGCTCAGTAGGTCAAGATCTATTGCTAtaatttcacatcaggtagataagtctaAGAGGGTTTTCCAAAAGAAAGGACAAGGATTTAAGCCTGGACAAGGATTTACGTCTGGACAAGGATTTAAGCCTAACaagaagaagttttctggtatgaagccaaAAGTGCCTAGGGATGGAGCTCATCACATAGAGGAAAGAAAGCTTACTTCAATGGAAAGTGTGGCTACTGCAGTAAaattggacacaagaagatagattgttggcatttgaagggaaagcaagaaaagaaaggtaatattttaatgattgagaccaatattattgatgtgcctatgaattcttggtggttagatactggatcaataattcatgttactaattcgttgcaggggatgataagccgaaggggcccaaccaatcttgagcagcatgtttatatgggagatagctcaagagtaaaggtggacattgtgggaacaattaagttgaagcttgccactggatatgctttggatttgcaagaagtttcatatgtaccctcaattaggaggaatttgttatatctatttcacttttggatagtcaagattatagttttttgtttgaaaataacaaagttgaattatttaaggatggtaaagttgttggttttggaactttatgtggcaatttatataagcttgatttatttaataatggtctcaatttctctgttaattctattgttgctcCTATTATTGCTTCAaaacgcccaagagttaatgacaattcctcaatgttatggcataaacgtttgggacatatttctaggcacagaatggaaaggttagtgaaggatgggatactttctaatcttgatttctctgatctgctgacttgtgttgaatgtgtgaaagggaagttaactcccaaggtaagaaaggataagttagctgggtgtggagatgttttggagttaatctacactgacatatgtggaccttttacatcaactgctttgggtggttatagatattttattaccttcattgatgattactctcgttatggacatgttgagcttattcgtgagaagtcagattctttagttgcctttaaagagtttaaggtaaaaatggagcttcaaaagaataagaaaataaaagctgtgaggtctgatagaggtggtgagttttatggtagatatgattagactggaaggaacccagggccttttgctatttatttgagtgagtgtggcattgatgtgcaatatacgatgcctagtacacctcagcagaatggcatagctgagaggagaaatcgcactttgttggacatggtgcgatctatgttggcaaattctagcttgccagatcacttgtggggagaggctttaaggacggctacttatattttgaatcaagttccaagtaaatttATTCCTAAGaatccttttgagttgtggttagGGAGAAAGCTTAATTTGaatcattttcgaatatggggttgcaaagctgaagtaaggatttataatccccaaattaagaagttggatcctaaaaccattagttgatattttgttggctattgtataggatctaggggttcaagattcttttgtccttctcacaccaccaggatcgtggaatcagatagggccatttattttgaagatgattttggatttgataatagtaatggtccaagggaatctcaatttagagaagaaagtgttttcattcccaatATAGTTGTTCCtaatagagatattgttgatctagtagttgatgaaccagtagttggtcagaataaactcattgttgaagagcaagatattccagctattgcagatgctgatgtacctttaaggaggtcacaaaggattaggagatcagctattcctgatgactatgaggtttacttgcaggagcatgagtttgacataagtgatgattcagatccagtcacttatgaggaagccataagtaGTTTGCACTCAaaattttggttggatgcaatggaaaatgaaatgaaatccatggcatcaaatggtgtttgggatttggttgagttaccattggatagcaagcctatagggtgcaaatgggtctttaagactaaaagagactctaatggtcaagtagagaggtataaggctagacttgtagccaaaggatttagccagaaggaaggaattgattacatagagacattctctcctgtatccaaaaaggattcttttagaatcatcaTGGCAATTGTGGCACATTATGACCTAGAGTTGCATCAAAtagatgtcagaactgcttttctgaatggtgatttatatgaggatgtatatatggttcaaccagttggttttcaacaaacagggaatggtaatttggtttgtaagcttaagaaatctatttatggtcttacgcaagcttcaagacaatggtatcttaagtttgatgaggttgtcaccaaaaatagctttaaggagaatgttgttgatagatgcatatatatgaaggtcaatgGGAGCAGTATTATATTTCtagtgttgtatgttgatgacatacttttggctactaatgacactgacctgttagctgagacaaagcagatgttgtacaaccattttgatatgaaagatcttggtgaggcttcttttattttgggcatcaagattgttcgaaataggactaattatgtgttgcaattgtctcagagagcttatattgatagaatcgttaagagatttgatatgcataattgtactcctggaagtgtaccggttacgaaaggtgaaaagttttctaaggatcagtgtcccaagaatgatagagaaaggatggcaatgaagaatgttcgctattcttcagcagtaggtagtttgatgtatgctcaagtatgtacacggcctgatatagcttttgttgTAGGTGtacttggtagatttatgagcaatcctggtcctattcattaccaagcagttaagaaggtctttaggtatcttcagggtactaaagatcatatgttgacatatcgtcgcaccaactctcttgaagtagtgggttatagtgatgcagactataaaagttgtgtagatgataagaaatctaccactggttatatatttatcatggtagAAGGTGTtatgtcttggcggagtgccaagcagtcagtgacagcatcctcgactatggaggcagaatatgtggcgtgttatgaggctacccgtcatgcagtttggctacggaattttatccgtgatttaggagtagttgactccattgagaggcctattatgatgtattgtgataatactgcgacggtatctttctccaataatttaaaaggtactcctggtgcgaagtacattgatgtgaaatattttgtggtaaaggagaaagttgaacagggcctcattactgttgttcacacaccgacttatagcatggtggcagatccactgaccaaggctttaccggtaggtATATTTGAGGAgtatgtgtcccgtatgggattgttaggtagttgagactgctgtgggtcagtgggagtttgttatgttttctgtagtaatatccatgttgagtattatttatttctttgaatattttaatacattgatgtatgtggatcattatttatttatgagatgatttattacacatattattgctccttgtatttacaggcctgttgagactattagtctatgtatatgtgtatgttgatccacaggtgccatggtgaatccctactacctagtttgggtatattgttgtatcatgtcgatacgcaatgtgcttgaatgaaatggttttgtgcgttgggggattgcacatggttaggtaaatctttaCTACCtaaactgagtttatggcatgcaaagtgctcagttgaaatggtatcatgttttgggagatttactgagagaatctctactgtcTAGTTTAGTAAATTGTcgtgccctgtcggtatactatatatttggatgaaatggcattatggttcgggagattctatagtaagtgagtttagattttatataatgatgattatgcagtccaagtgggagaatgttgaataaattaatatttgtagacttggcataatcaattactcacttacagggcctatttatgtcattaatgggactggcttattttattattttgtagtagggcccttggtcacactctctataagactccagttggcccattggactggaggaccaactctctttataagcccattgacttatccatatttgtcctagtataattatattatcaaattattattattttatgtgtgtcaaaattaatgaataagtctgatttgcagagactatttaaagggtatAGGGCAAGCAGACAATgatataccatacagtatttggagattaggattttcagaaatctgagagtggtttgagagtagtgtgtccataggcactactttacgttgtttctattttgcaggattaaagatctaatttatcaattgctgcatttggaggttagtaatttatgatttatagaatttattatgtatatttatatccataaaatctaacaggGCATTCACACGGAAGGAATTTCAGTTTACTCAAAATCGaaagttctaattaattatttattatttagagTCGAGACTTTTTTGACTAgtcaatatataaaattgacTGTGCATTTTATTATGACGTAGTACATTTTGATAAAATCAttagatacaattaattaatatttatcaaataaatatgtatcttattaacgatggtttatgaagatgataaataacaaaattcaaaacaaataattatttattagtttttttaatatggAGTGTTAAGAGTGAAAACAAATAATGGATCACAACTAATTGAAAGCGTAAAAGTCCAAAACCTTCAGTCCATCATCCAGAGTCCATCCAAGCCCAGCATACTTCCAGAACTTTTTCTAGCCAGCCAATGGTTGATGAGGCTATGCCGACGAGATAGGATTTCCTTGGTTGAGCACAGGTTTTGATTAATTTGTTGTGGACCAGTGGAATCTAAGAATCTATTATATAAAGCAAATTATTATCTGAAGAGTAGTTTCTTCTAATTAATCTTATATATACACACCACCCAACTAGCCTAGCTAAACCCGGTTTTTGCTGAAGGAATTGCATCCTGTTTCAATTTCAATGCAATTTGGGCtaacgtatatatatacacacacacacacacatgtatatgAAATTGTTTGTGATGGCagctatttttgtatttttatttttttgaatcttAGTGGGAATCCGaaatttaattgtgattttatgTATATCCATGGAAGACAACCAAATTgtgaaattagatataaaaattcatgtacataaaatttaaataatgttgtttaatttcatttacccctttttttactaaaatttttgttgataaaaattatacctaatatgttaatatatatgtcgaatgaaaatataaataaaaatacaggaaattaaaaaaataaattgaaaacttaTATGTCTTTAGCTTTAATCTGTTTGTTGAGAAATAGTCCGAAGCTTGTGTGAAATtacagttttttttaaaataatttccattCCACTAGTGTAAATGTTTTTGTATTGGTTATCTCTTATGATACAACGGATTCTGAAACCTTGGATCCGTCAAGATTTCCCTTCAAATTTTTAATGCACTTGATATTTACCACTCTCACATATATCTAAAAATATGCAGAAAAACTATTTTTCCTATATTTTGCAGAAAAACTCTGTAAAGGAGGAGAAGAATTAtcacaaaaaatcaactttttccttctttttttcctttcctttttttcaaaaaccccaaaagggaaaagaattaatttcatttaataTCATTAAAGCCCATTAAGGCCCACTAAAGTCAAAATCATTCAAagtccaaaaaatatttaaaacgttacaattttagcatcaaaactttcacattttaattttaaatcaattcaTTTAACTAGTAATAACATTTTTACTTGTTTTcatacattcaagttacatacaaatttttcaaaaattaagtaTGAAGGGGCAACatttcaataaaaatgaaattaattcagaagaatatttttataattttttttaaaatatatagaagTATATATGTAAAACTTGCACAAAACaaaggagttttttttttttaatatatatatatatatatatatatatggaaggaAAAGACACAACTTAATTAAAACGAACATAGTGgagaaatttatataatcttGTAAAGTTTCCAACTTACTAGGAGTTccatatcattttatttaataaacaagtCCATTTAGATCTACAGAGCCTCGTTgtaattgtaaaataaataaataaataagtagcgCTTGAAATTAACACTTAAAACCACAATTTAGAACTTTGATTGGTTACACAACCATACTCTTTTTTCATCTCTAAATGGGTACAAAACATTGCCATTGGCTCAGTACAAGATTAATAAATTGAACactgaattaaattaaaatcaactacgacctttaatttattcatacttattttggcaatatatatatatatatatatatgaagctgCAAGccatttattatcttttatatatatatatatatatcaacattaaTATTTAGGACAAATCGGTTATCACAAAACAAGATTAATTAAGCATTTATTTTCCTGCAGTCGGTTCTTATCTGTCCGTTTGATCCGGTAAGAGGGCTGAGATCTCCCATCTTTACCATTGCATTAGCAAAATCATGAAAAAACTGAAGCTTGTTGGTTTTGTAGGCAAGAACTTGAGAGTCTGTGGAACCATTGTTGTAGAGCTGTTGATCAGAATGCAAAAGACCGTTTAACTCCACCAAGTCCTTGAAATACTGGCTGTCAAAAAATGTTCCGGTTTGATCAAGAGAAGCTAGGTTATTGTCGTCTCCACCAGAAGTACTATTCGAGCAGTTTTGCTTCCGTAAATTGGCAAACTGCGGATCTATATTAGCCTCGTTGTAGATTCGGTTCCGAAATAGTAAACATCTTGCTTGACCAACAGTGTGAGCTCCTACGTACACAATAAAatgggaaatatatatatatatatatatttaataattagtaTTCTAGAatcttaataattaataatacatGAACTGTTCTCTTAATTAGAACTATATTCTAGCTATAGCTTATAATTAATGAACTACACGGTAATATGATAAGACGTGTGAATGAAACATCGATTAGTTGGTGATTAATTTAAACTAGAATATGTCAACCTCATCAATTTAGGAACTGTCATGTCATGGCTAAATTTTGAAGTAGTTTCCCAGAAGATCAAATTTGTTAAGACacgcgcgcgcacacacacacacatatatatatatatataatatatatatatatatacctgacAGAGCCACCATATCCTTAGCGTCAAAGCCCTTGTTTGCGAAGGAGGTCAAAAGAGCAGCAAGATTTAGGAATGGTGAAGGCAGCTGGGAGTTAGCA includes the following:
- the LOC107420726 gene encoding cationic peroxidase 1 — its product is MASFSSSSLSFFVTVMLVLGRISSQLSPNFYSLSCPSALTTIQTEVISAVAKERRMGASLLRLHFHDCFVQGCDGSVLLDDIPGVFTGEKNALPNANSLRGFEVIDTIKSKLESKCNATVSCADILAVAARDSVVALGGPSWVVKLGRRDSTNASLTDANSQLPSPFLNLAALLTSFANKGFDAKDMVALSGAHTVGQARCLLFRNRIYNEANIDPQFANLRKQNCSNSTSGGDDNNLASLDQTGTFFDSQYFKDLVELNGLLHSDQQLYNNGSTDSQVLAYKTNKLQFFHDFANAMVKMGDLSPLTGSNGQIRTDCRKINA